Part of the Paenibacillus sp. JNUCC32 genome is shown below.
GTGTGTCGATCAGATGAAGCTCCCGCACGACCATGTAGGTCGGTATCAGCCCCCCGCTGAATATCATCGTAAACGTAATGATCATCATCAACGCGTTGCGTCCGAAAAACGATCTCCGCGACAGCGGGTAGGCAATCATGATGGTCAACACGACACTGATGATCGTGCCAGCCGTCGTGTAGAAAATGGAATTGGCGTATCCGGTCATAATCTCGGGCGTTTTAAAAAGGACCCGAAAGCCTTCGAACGAAATATCGACCGGCCACAACCATACCCGACCCGAAGTAACGGCCGCCGGGCTGCTGATGGAGCTGCTGATGATATAAATCAATGGATACAATACCGCAATAACGACCAGAAAGAGAACGATGTATACCGTCGTCAGGAAGATGCGGTCGCCTGCGGACTCCTTGATTTTTCTTGTGCCTGCTTGTTGAACTGCCATGCGATAGCTCCTTCCTTACCAAATGCTGTTATGGGTCATTCGTTTAGCCAATCCGTTCACGGTCAGCAGCAGAATGAGGTTGATCACGGAATTGAAGAGGCCGACTGCGGTTGCAAAGCTGTAGTTGGCATTCAGCAGCCCAATCCGATACACATAAGTTGCAATGATTTCGGAGTTCACCTGATTCAGCGGATTTTGCAGCAGATAGACCTTCTCGAATCCAAGCGCCATCACGTTGCCGACATTCAGAATCAAAATGATGACGATGGTCGGCACAATGCCCGGCAGATCCACATGGCGGATCTTTTGGAAGCGCGAGGCGCCGTCCACCTTCGCCGCTTCATACAGAGTCGGATCAATGCCGGCCAATGCCGCCAAATAGATCACCGCGCTGTAACCTGCCGTCTGCCAAATATCGGACCATACGTAGATGGAACGAAACATCCCGGGATCGCCGAGAAAGTTCACGGACTCCAGTCCGAAAAAATTCAAAGCCACGTTGGCAAAGCCCAGCCGCGGGGCCAGAAAGAGCATGATGATCGACACCATGACCACCGTTGAAATAAAATACGGCGCGAAGGATACCAGCTGGACGAATTTTTTGAATCGGCCGCCCCGGATCTCGTTAATCATTAACGCCAGCACGATCGGAATCGGAAACCCGGCTAAGATGAGATAACCGCTGAGAATGATCGTGTTTTTGACGAGCGTCCAGAATAACGGATTCTCGAAGAACAGCTCGAAGTGCTTGAAGCCTACCCAGGGACTGCCCCATATTCCCTTGATGACGTTGTAGTCCTTGAAGGCAAGAACGGCATTCAGCATCGGATAGTACTTAAATATCAGGAAAAACAGCAGCGGCGGAATCACGAGCAGGTACAGCTGCCAATGCTTCCTCAAACTTTTTCGTGCAACATGCCAATAGCCGGTGCTGGTGTTGGTATGGATAACAGGCTCCGACTCGATTACCAATGGCTTCTCCAGAATAATCCCCCCTAATGTAATGTCGGATGATGTGTCGGCATTGATATGATAGCGTTTTCTTTATGTGTCGATCATAGGCGAGAAATCCGGTCCTTGAACAGGTACACTTCGGTCGTTTGGCGTACAAATTACCGCTTTTTC
Proteins encoded:
- a CDS encoding ABC transporter permease, whose protein sequence is MVIESEPVIHTNTSTGYWHVARKSLRKHWQLYLLVIPPLLFFLIFKYYPMLNAVLAFKDYNVIKGIWGSPWVGFKHFELFFENPLFWTLVKNTIILSGYLILAGFPIPIVLALMINEIRGGRFKKFVQLVSFAPYFISTVVMVSIIMLFLAPRLGFANVALNFFGLESVNFLGDPGMFRSIYVWSDIWQTAGYSAVIYLAALAGIDPTLYEAAKVDGASRFQKIRHVDLPGIVPTIVIILILNVGNVMALGFEKVYLLQNPLNQVNSEIIATYVYRIGLLNANYSFATAVGLFNSVINLILLLTVNGLAKRMTHNSIW